The window AATTTTCATCACTTGAAGCTTGTTATAGTTTAGGCCCTTTCGGAGGACTAATTCATCAAAACGGCCCTAAAACTACCGATGCGGTTTTATATTGCACGAGGCCGGGGCTTCGAATATGGGTGGCTGATTGTGACGGTAATGTCAATAAAACTCTCTTATTTAAGGTTGTATTTTCGCACAATTGAATAGGAATTAAACTGAAAGTTTTGTAGGATCTGTTGAAAAAAGAATGCTCAGAAGTGCCAATAATTAACCCGATTTCGCGGAATTTAAAAATGCTCAAGCCGTTAAAGGAACCCTCATTTGGTGTCCTGCTTCCGTTtagtgaaaatttaattctaacTTACAATAATGACGTGATTTATGTCCTAGATCCGGAACAAATGACAATTATTTCAACCATGAGCCATTTTCGCAGGTAATTACTTATttgggatttttttattaccttGTTGCCTCAATAAGGCACAGCCTCGAGGTTAGATAGAGGGTAATGAAAGGGTCTATCTGTATATACATGAGCTAGATGCCCCAGCATTTATTTTCAGCTAAGTTAGCAATAATAATCcttttggcttaaaaactaACTCCTCCAATAACTGGAATACAAGTATACCAACCCTTAACTgtttaaaaactatagaaatgccaacgtcgcattttctctaaaaGTTAGTTGTTATAAATGATTTGTGCACTTCAAACcattaatagctaatgtaatacATATATAGTTTAAataagagatctaatcattaaaatAGGAGACCAAGCTCCTCTACTTTTCCTCGTCAACGAaagtgaaaattatttattcaacattaaattcaaaaatctgTGAATTTTGTATCCTGAAAGCTAAAGAATTGATCTGGTAacataatagtaaaaaaattctgtagTTACAACTGTAACAACTCCACGAAAATGAAAATACAGGTAGGTGCGAAAACACTCAAGTACTGATGATGATGCCGATTTTACcaaacaattttgtatttgtaaATTCGATAAAAATGACGATAGATTTTATTACATTCCTGGTTTCCTGAAACGTTGCCTAAACTAATAATGTACCAGAGAGCTTATGTGCTATTTTGCATAGACGCTgtatattttcgttgatttatatcttcattcaaaaattgaaaaattgaaggTTGACTTCaagattcaaaataaaaaaataacctaTGTATGTGTGATTAGCTGGTCATAAAAacttactttgattttttatcattttccaAAAGACGTAGAGAGTAGAGAGAGAACAGTGATAACCTTcttgataataaaaaacattttttacgaaTAGTGTTATTTAGAATACTTAGACTGTTTTTCTCGATGgtagtgattaattttgaatttgtgtgttttcaattttcgacaAATTAGAATGTACTCTAGATATTATTATGGataattttaactaaatttgcGCTCATCTTTTTGCTACTAAGACTTTACTCGTGAAATTTCTCTAGCGAAAGTATTCggacatttaattaaaattttagggattgaaaaagaaattttaattttcgtatTTGTTAATGCACAGCGTTGTagaatttagattttttttcatttagtaaagaaaaatataggGTATTTTACTTGGAAAAATTGCTGGATTTTCAAGTGGCAACATTTGCAGCCacttaattaaatataataactCACAATTATCATAAATGATTGTTTGgagaagtttaaaaaaaaaatcacatgcaTAGAGAAAACAATTAAGTACGTCTAGTTGTATTATCAGATAAATTCAGTTTTAACTCCAACACagccaatttttattaaaaaaacacgacTTGTTTCAACCAGAATGTGGTCATTCCCAGATGAGAATTGCTGTGAAATTGGGTTTgtgttcaaaaaataaataaagtagatagtaaatttttgagatacaatACTTAGGCTTATTTGagttatttgtttacttaaaAAGTGGAGTACTATCGACAGTTTTTAAGGAGTAAGATacggttttttttaataaggaatTTTGCGCTGTATATTCTATTTCTAAACTAATTTTCTCTTCTAACTGATGGATTTTCATGGCACTAAATTTAACACCAGTTCCATTATGTCATACAATTTTTCCTGTTTATGGAAATTGAAAATACAGGGATATAATGTTCTAATGCCGGCGTCTAAAAGAAGTCGCGTACGACAGAAGACTTAACTTACAAAATCGAGACATGCATATGATTCTTGTGTGTTGTTATGAGTATCAAAGCCCAGTGATAGGGAATtgtccttaatttttttggtaggTGGCACTCAAGAAGTTGATGAAAAAAGTTACccccaattaaaaaaattttttttttgagtttttagaataaatgtacagactgatccagaaatactgagtctgttggcaacactggacttacatttttaaggataccaatggagtacgcttccagttaacaacaatttaacatttttgtggggttgtacgtcaaataattgtcaagaaaaatcgaattcggttgcaatgacagactcagtatttctggatcagtgtgtataaatcaaagaaaaatatatGTAATCAAGCTCTAAATGCTCTACAAGTTTgccttgaaattatttaaatacctTTATTAGTTATTGAGAAACAAAATTAGTTACGGGTTGGTGCCCATGTATTTCAGTTATGGAGAGGCTGgcgatttgaaatttttccaaaagtttttgtgccaaaatgtTATAACGCTGACATACCTACGAAAATAAACGTTGGATTGGGGCATTTTGTCCATGCATACttactgtttcaaaactaaaaaatggcaacagcacgcttacatttttttggggtcaaagtcataaattaaaagtttatgTGACCAAGAAAACACActaaacattgtttttatagttttgaaacagatatTATACGGCTAGGCCTTTCCACGATAAGTGAttgtgttaaaaattgaataaattaacagtgttttgggtGTGGCGACCCACAAAGACGAGATTTTCATTCTGGAAGAGGACCGAAGTGTCGTCCGAATCTCCTATAAACCGGAACAAATCCTCGATTGTGATCAAAACTCTGCTTCGCCTGTCGCTAGTATGTTTCTTCCGATCACAACATCGCTTAAAGATATCACAACTAAGCTCCAAACCGGAAATATCCTCCCGGATGTTAACATCCACACTGACGAATCTCTCATAATGAACGCCGAGGAAGCGAAGGAATCGCCCATAAAAACACGTGCGAATCCcgaaattgagaaaaaattcaatgATATCGGACGACAACAATTCGAGGAGAAAATCCTGTACAGGCAAAGTAATAAGCACCGAAAGCGCATGTGTGCGAGTATGAGTAGTTTGAGTTCGAATAGTTCAGAGGAGAAGGAAGGGATCAAACCGACTCTGATGACTTTGAGTTCGGTCGGGGTTTTACCCGATTTGAGGAGTCCAGAGTCTATACAAAACGATATCGAATACAAAGAGCGAATTCTTGCCGATATGCTGAGTCTAGATACGATTAAGATATCATTAGATCAATTACAAGAGAATAATGAGAGCTGTGATGATGATTTAATCAATGAACCAACTTCAAGTAATCCCGAACACATTCCAGAAATTAGTGATGAAGTTGTAAAAGATTCTAGCCCACCACAAAgtagtaaaaaacaaatagtacACAACGAAGCACCTCCTGGTAAGTCCAAATAAGTCGAGTTTTCTcccttatttttgttattttcagtATGTTTAAACATTCCGAATGACTGGAAGTTGGCCGATATTCGTCTAAATGTTAAAACCGAACCGGAAGTAATTCCGAAAAATGATACGTCGCTGACTGATAATTCGTTAGCGGATTGGGAAATCGTCTAAAGTGAGTCAGTTATCTTGTTAATGATTATATTTGAGTTGTCATAAACAAATCGTGGGCTTACTGTAAAAAGTGGCCAAACTGgccttaaaaaaatgattttttacatttattgaTACCTTTTCATgcttattttcatttaaatacacattagtaattatttctttaaagatCTTAAGAGGAAATGGCAAAGACGCATTTGCATGTTTTGGAGTGAAATCAGACTCTATTCGGAATTGAATTTAGCGTAAGGGCTAGGTTGAAAACAATGACCGTAAATGGCGGGAAATGTTTACTCGGATATTtagagcgttgtacgaattttgagacTTCTCAATTAATATACTGTCTATTTGTTTGTACGAAATGACTGTAGTATCTTTGGtgcgaataacgaatgactatATGTTCACTTTATAtactttattgtaaaataaaaaaaatacattgaaaagcctaccttttgaaACAGtctacgtttaaatgtatcagcaattgttaatcttaattgcaGTCTATACAGAAGTATTGGTATGTGGGAGCCCacaatctttattttcttccaACATTGAAAATCGAACATtagttttatacttttttaataaaaaagcagaTTCTCTATAATTAAAatctattttataaaatttggaatCCCTTGATAAATTTGACCCCCACAAttaagttatatttttaatttgtttttttttttaattatgtgttTCGTCTTTTTAATATCGACACTTATTAATTACAAGTAAAATCTCTTTAATCCATCTAACCTCTTTTTGGTAAATTCCATACAGGTGGTCCATGAGTGATAATGAGcctgaaaaaattgaaacgcaacccaaaatacataaaataagATTGAAAgaatcaaacattttttatttataataaatgcaATAAATGCAGTTTTGTCCCTCGTTTCTGTCACGTGTTTGGTAAAAGGATGTTTTAACACGCATTATTGTTTCGGAGTTAAATGGTCCACACTATTCCATTCAATTGTTAACACCGGTAGCTGTTCGTCctcgagttttttttttttcgcaaatgGCCAGTTTTCTCTGAAGAAACTTTTTCTagtcttttaaaaatggtgtatGCAGGTGCTTTTCTTTCAggaaaacattgttaataaagaCGGGTTTTTTGGCATTCACCGTAAATTAAGAGCATATCTATCTTTTCGTCattcaaatatatttttttaatacttaggTATGACAGAAACTGACAAATTTTGAACTTTCCGTCAAATTTatgcattatttattatattttttattaaaaaaattaaaacaagaaTCTAAAAAGTAATGAAAATGCATGTTTAGTTGcgtttcaaatttattcaggCTCATTTTCACTCGTtgactataattttttaagtaaccaAACTTGTaagtttaaagcaaaaaactcCACAGTCTATAGTCGTAATTCCAAaagaaataatattattactaaaaattaaatttcctatggtttcctgttttaaaaaatatttgaaatgaaCAAAACAATTTCGAATAAGACCATTGTATCGTCTTTTTAGAAGAGATAAAAACTGGTATAGTTAAACTTtaggaaaaaattcttttactCGTCCATAAATCAAAAAGGAACagacaataaaattatgcaTTGTCTacctttaataaaataaaaaatacataacaccgtagtttacttaatttaattgaaaaagtta of the Tribolium castaneum strain GA2 chromosome 1, icTriCast1.1, whole genome shotgun sequence genome contains:
- the LOC658384 gene encoding WD repeat-containing protein CG11141; this translates as MALCEYNNLKEWAPLTDLFSKLPTKVQNGLFTQDVKLTCLDVLPEFLALGTNVGLVYWYDRKKKDLQRLRCEKQNVQITVVRIISTVDFMVACGSTDGCINIFQIPKSHPDSIPDNLKPKSKQVERFTVSDLHKSPVTALEWSKNGMKLFSGDKNGCIVLTEIDFYMHICKSAEILNESYQVIQLSYSQQRLLVSTTYRSIICQRLDKWKVCQVGKKDRKILGPFGGLIHQNGPKTTDAVLYCTRPGLRIWVADCDGNVNKTLLFKDLLKKECSEVPIINPISRNLKMLKPLKEPSFGVLLPFSENLILTYNNDVIYVLDPEQMTIISTMSHFRSVLGVATHKDEIFILEEDRSVVRISYKPEQILDCDQNSASPVASMFLPITTSLKDITTKLQTGNILPDVNIHTDESLIMNAEEAKESPIKTRANPEIEKKFNDIGRQQFEEKILYRQSNKHRKRMCASMSSLSSNSSEEKEGIKPTLMTLSSVGVLPDLRSPESIQNDIEYKERILADMLSLDTIKISLDQLQENNESCDDDLINEPTSSNPEHIPEISDEVVKDSSPPQSSKKQIVHNEAPPVCLNIPNDWKLADIRLNVKTEPEVIPKNDTSLTDNSLADWEIV